A region of the Candidatus Methylomirabilis oxygeniifera genome:
GCGATTCCTGCGAGATGTACGCGACAACCTCGTCGAGCGCTTGACGCGCCGACTCGGCCCAGATTACCCGGCGCGTCCGAGCAGCCACTTGCGGCGCAACTCTGCGTCAACCTGTTCGTGGGGAACAGTCCGACCCGCCTTCTCGTCCCCTTCGCCACGGGCGGCGGCTTGCACGACATAGAGGTGGTATTGCACGTCGTCGAGGGTGCAATCGTCCGGGAGACGATCCAAAAGCGCCCGCACTGTGTCTTTGGCTGTCATGAAAACTCTTCTCCTTCCTGCTATCTATCTTCAAGCATACAAGCCCGCGACCGCGAACTCAACCGTGTCGAATCCGGGAGCGCCCGTTTGGCGGGCTAACACCGGATCTCACCGGCGTACGGCAGCGCGTCCGCGGGAAGTCGCCGGTTCGACCTTCCGCTGTCGCTTCTTGACGATAGCGGCCGGCCCGCGCAGCGCTTCATTGACCGTGTCGTGATCTGAGAAATAACTCCGCTACGTCGGGATCAATGACGACCACGTTCGCGCCTTCGGCGTATCGTTTGGCATGCTCACCTCGCACGCCGCCGCTGAAATCGTACTCTTCCAGCATGTCGGGGTCACGCTTTGCTCTCTTCATGTGTCACCCTTTCATAGTTGGTTGCAAGCCTCGTGCTGATGAGTCGTATTCGGTCACCCCGTTTGGTATGCACAACGACCACGAGACGATTTCGTTCGATGGGAGTGGCCAAGCAGAACGAAGCGCTCCTCGTCTTCAGAATGCAGGGGATCGTCGATCGTCTTCGACAGGGGATCTCGAATGCCGTACTGGCCTCATCGAGGAGACCCCGTGCATTGCGAGGTTCCTGCGAGCCTTCTACAGGCCCATTCAAACACCAAGGTCATCGGATGTCAACCATCCTTCATAACTCGCTGATTCGTCCAGCGTG
Encoded here:
- a CDS encoding conserved protein of unknown function (Evidence 4 : Homologs of previously reported genes of unknown function), whose product is MTAKDTVRALLDRLPDDCTLDDVQYHLYVVQAAARGEGDEKAGRTVPHEQVDAELRRKWLLGRAG
- a CDS encoding conserved protein of unknown function (Evidence 4 : Homologs of previously reported genes of unknown function); the encoded protein is MKRAKRDPDMLEEYDFSGGVRGEHAKRYAEGANVVVIDPDVAELFLRSRHGQ
- a CDS encoding protein of unknown function (Evidence 5 : No homology to any previously reported sequences) is translated as MVASLVLMSRIRSPRLVCTTTTRRFRSMGVAKQNEALLVFRMQGIVDRLRQGISNAVLASSRRPRALRGSCEPSTGPFKHQGHRMSTILHNSLIRPAWGMARDLQDVGAWCSSIRGNGFIARLPRMSPEKNHNAASRIWNSYGSIEVPSAFLLTVNIFSLGTTSHQ